Part of the Bacillus cereus group sp. RP43 genome is shown below.
AAACAAGCAGAAAAAATTAAAAATGCACTTGTAGAATTACAGCCTGAACATAAAAAAGAGTTCGAAAAAAACTTCGCGGCACTACAAACAAAATTTACTGATTTAGATGATCAATTTAAAGCAGTTGTTGCAAATGCAAAAACGAAAGAAATATTAGTTTCACATGCAGCTTATGGCTACTGGGAACAACGATACGGCTTGAAACAAATCCCAATCGCTGGAATTTCAGCATCTGATGAACCATCTCAAAAACAGCTTGCTGACATTACAAAAACAGTAAAAGAGCACGGTCTAAAATATATTTTATTTGAAACATTCTCTACTCCAAAAGTAGCATCAGTTATCCAAAAAGAAACAGGCACAAAAGTTTTACGCTTAAATCACCTTGCTACTATTTCTGAAGATGATGCAAAGAACAATAAAGATTACTTCACTTTAATGGAAGAAAACGTAAATACATTGAAAGAAGCTACTAACTAATCAACTTTTTTGTCTGTTTCCGCTTGACTTGACTAAAATAACAAGTAAAATTATCCACATTAGCTTTTAAGCTATATTAATTTAGAAGGTGAGTTGGAATTATGGCTCTTCACATTTGTGAAGTAACAGCAAAAAATTGGCGTTCAGTAGCTGCTTTAAACGTCGCAAAAGACCAGCAGCAATTTATTGAAAGTAATGCGTTTTCCTTAGCGGAATCATTATTTGAA
Proteins encoded:
- a CDS encoding zinc ABC transporter substrate-binding protein, whose protein sequence is MPKKLALFSFILIFTLIFAGCSNNKEGAAKKDGKLSVYTTIFPLADFAKKIGGDYVNVETIYPPGADSHTFEPSQKQTVQVAKADLFVYNGAELEPFAEKMEKSLKKENVKIVNASKDIELRASSEEEQHDHGDGHKKDEHHHDKDPHVWIDPTLAMKQAEKIKNALVELQPEHKKEFEKNFAALQTKFTDLDDQFKAVVANAKTKEILVSHAAYGYWEQRYGLKQIPIAGISASDEPSQKQLADITKTVKEHGLKYILFETFSTPKVASVIQKETGTKVLRLNHLATISEDDAKNNKDYFTLMEENVNTLKEATN